In candidate division KSB1 bacterium, a genomic segment contains:
- a CDS encoding WbqC family protein has product MKLAVLQPGYMPDLPLFALWSVADVVLLADDLQYSTRSNLNRTRIKTATGVQWLTVPVLSKGRVGQTIAEVEIDPYHEWRQRHWRTLQVNYTPAPFWGRYENALEEIYRRPWSQLLGLNVALLNMLVRELELPSFKGFTSSVPTRPDRTEKVLDLLEAFECHTYLVLPREYPLLSTQVLHRAHKEVYTVQVKHPVYHQLFGSFEPGLSVLDALMNEGPEAAILVRQSATMSS; this is encoded by the coding sequence ATGAAGCTCGCCGTATTGCAACCAGGCTACATGCCTGATCTCCCCTTGTTTGCCCTATGGTCGGTGGCCGACGTAGTACTCCTGGCCGACGACCTCCAGTATTCGACCCGCAGCAATCTCAATCGCACGCGCATCAAGACCGCTACGGGGGTGCAGTGGCTGACGGTACCAGTGCTCAGCAAGGGTCGAGTTGGGCAGACAATTGCTGAGGTGGAGATTGATCCGTACCATGAATGGCGGCAGCGCCACTGGCGAACCCTACAGGTCAACTACACCCCCGCGCCCTTCTGGGGCCGGTATGAGAATGCCTTGGAGGAAATCTACCGTCGCCCCTGGTCCCAGCTACTAGGGCTCAACGTAGCTCTTCTGAACATGCTGGTGAGGGAACTTGAACTGCCCAGTTTCAAAGGCTTCACTTCCTCCGTGCCCACACGCCCAGACCGCACCGAGAAGGTGCTGGACCTTCTTGAGGCATTCGAATGCCACACATACCTGGTGCTGCCTCGTGAGTATCCGCTCCTCAGCACCCAAGTTTTGCACCGTGCCCATAAGGAAGTCTATACGGTACAGGTCAAACACCCAGTCTATCATCAACTCTTCGGGAGCTTTGAGCCCGGTCTTTCGGTACTGGACGCGTTGATGAACGAGGGCCCTGAAGCAGCCATCTTGGTCCGACAATCCGCCACCATGTCTAGTTGA
- a CDS encoding 5'-deoxyadenosine deaminase, translating to MKSQFDLLIRNALVVAMDARRQVFTGDVAVQGRTIAAVGEVPGTARREIDGQGCALLPGLVQAHVHLCQTLFRNVADGLPLLPWLKRWIWPLEALHDERSMRASVRLGVAELVRGGTTCVLDMGTVHHTDVIFEELEALGLRATSGKAMMDCGTDCPPALREELDSALQSSVALFRRWHGAAHGRLHYAFAPRFALSTSPELHRLVAEEARRLGARVHSHAAESREEREQIRAIAGKGNIAYLHDLGLSGAHVCLAHCIWLDEEEMAILARTGTHVLHCPSANLKLASGIARVPEMRKKGINVALGADGAACNNNLDAFLEMRLATLIQGLRLEAGALSAEAALEMATMGGARALGLEDQIGSIEVGKRADLILVDISLPHNSPGQDIYSRLVFSCTARDVRTVVVDGKVLLEDGRLLVLDDEEVVRKAEEESRRLLQKLS from the coding sequence ATGAAGAGCCAGTTTGACCTCCTCATCCGCAACGCGCTCGTCGTGGCGATGGACGCGCGACGCCAGGTGTTTACAGGCGACGTCGCCGTGCAAGGACGCACCATCGCCGCGGTGGGTGAGGTGCCGGGCACGGCCAGGCGCGAAATCGATGGGCAGGGGTGCGCGCTTCTGCCGGGACTTGTCCAAGCCCATGTCCATCTCTGCCAGACGCTCTTTCGAAACGTAGCTGACGGCCTGCCTTTGCTGCCCTGGCTGAAGCGGTGGATCTGGCCTTTGGAGGCGCTGCACGATGAACGTTCCATGCGCGCCTCGGTGCGCCTGGGCGTCGCCGAACTGGTGCGCGGGGGCACCACCTGCGTGCTGGACATGGGCACGGTGCACCACACGGATGTCATCTTCGAGGAGCTCGAGGCTCTCGGGCTGCGGGCCACAAGCGGCAAGGCAATGATGGACTGTGGCACCGATTGTCCGCCGGCCCTGCGCGAGGAGCTGGACAGCGCACTCCAGAGCAGCGTGGCGCTGTTCAGGCGTTGGCATGGAGCAGCACACGGGCGTCTGCACTATGCCTTTGCCCCGCGCTTTGCCCTCTCCACCTCACCGGAGCTGCATCGATTGGTAGCCGAGGAGGCCCGCCGGCTGGGCGCGAGGGTACATAGCCATGCCGCCGAAAGCCGCGAAGAAAGAGAGCAGATCCGCGCCATCGCCGGCAAAGGAAACATCGCCTACTTGCACGACCTGGGCTTGAGCGGGGCTCATGTATGCCTGGCTCACTGCATCTGGCTGGACGAGGAGGAGATGGCCATCTTGGCCCGCACCGGGACGCACGTCCTGCACTGCCCGAGCGCCAATCTCAAGCTGGCATCAGGCATCGCGAGGGTGCCGGAAATGCGGAAAAAGGGGATCAATGTGGCACTGGGCGCGGACGGCGCGGCATGTAACAACAACCTGGACGCTTTTCTGGAGATGCGACTTGCAACGTTGATCCAAGGTCTCCGTCTTGAGGCAGGGGCCCTGTCTGCCGAAGCCGCCTTGGAGATGGCCACTATGGGCGGCGCGCGGGCGCTCGGCCTGGAGGACCAGATCGGCTCAATCGAAGTAGGCAAGAGGGCCGATCTGATACTGGTGGACATCAGCTTGCCCCATAACAGCCCGGGGCAGGACATCTACAGCCGGCTGGTCTTCTCGTGCACCGCCAGAGACGTCCGCACTGTAGTGGTCGACGGAAAGGTGTTGCTGGAAGACGGCCGCCTCCTAGTGTTGGACGACGAGGAGGTGGTGCGAAAAGCCGAAGAGGAGAGTCGGCGCCTTCTGCAGAAGCTGAGTTGA
- a CDS encoding class I SAM-dependent methyltransferase yields the protein MSSSRMLWDAKAHLYFLFRWLPPFGLVRSRERRLLRRALAQLAPAHGRVLDLATGTGDTLALLPKGPTRYAIDRSRTMLRYARRRLPHAHLVCADALMPPFRAGSFELICCIGLTEYLLEPARLMAGISECLCPGGVAVVSTSPRNLMLGLRHILGHRLHYHTPALTRAAGAEVGLSTEQVLPSLSQWLYVMRKARGPHDRVRHDEKKIEAPPREALETTAQGAKRL from the coding sequence ATGAGCAGTTCAAGGATGTTGTGGGACGCGAAGGCGCATCTGTACTTCCTCTTCCGCTGGCTTCCGCCCTTTGGGCTGGTGCGGAGCCGGGAGCGCCGACTGTTGCGCCGGGCACTTGCGCAGCTGGCTCCAGCGCACGGGCGTGTGCTGGACCTGGCAACGGGTACTGGTGACACTCTGGCGCTCCTGCCAAAGGGGCCGACTAGGTACGCCATCGACCGGTCCAGGACCATGCTGCGCTACGCCCGGCGGCGCCTCCCGCATGCGCACCTGGTGTGTGCCGACGCGTTGATGCCACCGTTTCGCGCCGGCTCCTTCGAGCTAATCTGCTGCATTGGGCTTACGGAGTATCTGCTGGAGCCGGCCAGGTTGATGGCAGGCATCAGTGAATGCCTATGCCCCGGTGGGGTGGCCGTTGTCTCAACCTCGCCTCGCAACCTCATGTTGGGCCTGCGGCACATCCTCGGCCATCGGCTGCACTACCACACCCCCGCCCTGACCAGGGCTGCGGGAGCCGAGGTGGGCCTTTCCACAGAGCAGGTGTTGCCGTCGTTGAGTCAGTGGCTGTATGTGATGCGGAAGGCGCGGGGGCCACACGACCGCGTGAGGCACGATGAGAAGAAGATAGAGGCCCCTCCACGCGAGGCATTAGAAACCACTGCCCAAGGAGCCAAGCGCTTATGA
- a CDS encoding YegS/Rv2252/BmrU family lipid kinase, whose product MTFERVKLIFNPKAGPLRHTHLALRLVDICLRRAPFRYEVYTVEYKDHAVELASAAEREGFDAVVVVGGDGTVNAAARGLLHSRLPLGIVPIGSGNGLARGLGIPVSIRRSCQLLTEGTVRSIDAGRIRDRYFFVVAGLGFDAVVGKLFDDQSLRGPLPYFYFGFREFLTYEPETFILRFGERQITVPALLVTIANTRQWGNGAIIAPHAEPDDGLFDICVIHKVNLGQALFHLPKLFTGKIDRVRHYENYRSTEVEIVRERPGYFHVDGEPVEGGTHLRVSIDPKALRVIVPPPRQDRLEASSSY is encoded by the coding sequence ATGACATTCGAACGTGTGAAGCTCATTTTCAACCCAAAGGCCGGTCCATTGCGGCACACGCACCTGGCCCTGCGCCTTGTGGACATCTGTTTGCGCCGGGCCCCTTTTCGCTACGAAGTGTACACAGTGGAGTACAAGGACCATGCGGTAGAGCTTGCTTCGGCTGCTGAGCGAGAGGGGTTCGATGCCGTAGTGGTGGTTGGAGGGGACGGCACGGTGAATGCCGCCGCCCGGGGTCTGCTGCACAGCCGCTTGCCTCTGGGCATTGTCCCCATCGGCTCAGGCAACGGTTTGGCGCGTGGCCTCGGCATCCCGGTCAGCATCCGCCGCTCCTGCCAGCTGCTCACCGAGGGCACCGTGCGCTCCATCGACGCGGGGCGGATAAGGGACCGCTACTTCTTTGTGGTTGCCGGCCTTGGTTTTGACGCAGTGGTGGGCAAGCTTTTCGACGACCAGAGCCTGCGCGGCCCTCTGCCCTACTTTTACTTTGGGTTCCGCGAATTCCTTACCTACGAGCCCGAGACCTTCATCCTCCGTTTTGGGGAGCGTCAGATTACAGTACCTGCTTTGCTGGTCACCATTGCCAATACTCGCCAGTGGGGCAACGGTGCCATCATCGCCCCCCATGCGGAGCCAGATGACGGTCTATTCGATATCTGCGTCATCCACAAAGTAAACCTTGGTCAGGCGCTGTTTCATCTCCCTAAACTTTTCACCGGCAAGATCGACCGCGTGCGGCATTACGAGAACTATCGCTCCACGGAAGTGGAGATTGTGCGCGAGCGGCCGGGCTATTTCCACGTGGACGGCGAGCCGGTGGAGGGCGGCACACACCTGCGGGTCTCCATCGACCCCAAAGCGCTTCGGGTGATCGTACCTCCTCCGCGCCAGGACCGCCTCGAGGCGAGTTCTTCCTATTGA
- a CDS encoding glycosyltransferase family 4 protein produces MLTVCHFTTVHRPFDVRVFHREACGLARAGYRVILLAHADFAERTEQGVVVRGVPRPRNRLQRLMHVARFVRLAIAQRADVYHFHDPELLPGGVLIKWLYRRPVIYDCHENFPETAFERVWYPAFLRPFLAKAIGILEPLMARRLDAVVCVVPDQEERFRSKGCRTVLVRNFPRLEPFDRAFQAALPKENRIIYLGGLTAVKGARMLVDIMRELRRLHPEVRLVALGSFNEAKVKADVLRYVEQEGLSEAIRFIDQRPHEEVPNELVRSRVALVPWQRNEQTLRMFFPNKVFEYMACGLPIVASDLPSLRALLENGRCGLLVAPDDPRAHAEAIAYLLDHPHVARRMGLRGRKLVHSRYRWENEEKHLLDLYRDLLHLHPA; encoded by the coding sequence ATGCTTACCGTCTGCCACTTCACCACCGTCCATCGGCCTTTCGACGTGCGCGTGTTCCATCGCGAGGCATGTGGTTTGGCCCGCGCCGGCTATCGGGTCATCTTGCTGGCACATGCCGATTTTGCCGAACGCACCGAGCAGGGAGTGGTCGTCAGAGGGGTGCCCCGGCCCCGCAATCGCCTGCAGAGGCTAATGCATGTGGCAAGGTTTGTGCGACTCGCCATAGCCCAACGTGCCGATGTGTACCATTTTCACGACCCAGAACTCTTGCCTGGGGGGGTCCTCATCAAGTGGCTCTATCGGCGACCGGTGATCTACGATTGCCATGAGAATTTCCCCGAGACGGCGTTCGAGAGGGTCTGGTATCCGGCGTTCCTCCGGCCCTTTTTGGCCAAGGCCATTGGCATCTTAGAGCCGCTGATGGCGAGGCGTCTGGATGCGGTGGTGTGCGTGGTACCTGACCAGGAGGAGCGCTTTCGGAGCAAGGGGTGCCGGACGGTACTGGTGCGCAATTTTCCACGTCTCGAGCCTTTCGATAGAGCTTTCCAGGCGGCACTCCCCAAGGAGAACCGGATTATCTATCTTGGCGGGCTGACCGCAGTCAAGGGCGCCAGGATGTTGGTGGACATTATGCGGGAACTCAGGCGGCTGCACCCTGAAGTGCGGTTAGTGGCCCTAGGTTCCTTTAACGAAGCCAAGGTGAAGGCGGACGTGCTCAGGTATGTGGAGCAGGAGGGGCTGTCGGAGGCGATCAGGTTTATCGACCAGCGACCTCATGAGGAGGTGCCAAACGAACTTGTGAGGTCGCGCGTGGCCTTGGTGCCGTGGCAACGCAACGAACAGACCTTGCGCATGTTTTTCCCCAACAAGGTATTCGAGTACATGGCCTGTGGCCTGCCCATCGTGGCCAGCGATTTGCCTTCCTTGCGCGCGCTCCTTGAGAACGGCCGGTGTGGTCTCCTCGTGGCCCCAGACGATCCACGCGCGCACGCGGAGGCCATTGCGTACCTGTTGGACCACCCGCACGTGGCCCGGCGGATGGGGCTCCGCGGCAGGAAGCTCGTGCACTCGCGGTACCGCTGGGAAAACGAAGAGAAACACCTCCTGGACCTCTACCGGGACCTCCTGCACCTGCATCCCGCATGA
- the ade gene encoding adenine deaminase — translation MVSLEHIIRAHKGQVPADLLLRNGKVVNVLSGEIYEADVAILGDTILAVGQPYEARQVIDLKGLYVAPGFIDGHIHIESSMVEVPQFARAVVPLGTTSVVADPHEIANVLGYEGIRYMMDASKYNPLNVFFMLPSCIPSTNLESAGSVLRAFDIFPFLREKWVLGLGEMMNFGGVLAGEEDVLDKLKIVEEKRIDGHAPGLTGRDLNTYIALGIRSDHECTTVEEAREKLRLGMHIMIREGTTTRNLRDLLPLVTPENERRCMFVTDDRHPDDILEQGHINYMVKTAIAEGLPPVTAIRLATINTAEYFGLRRLGVIAPGRTADLIAFDDFRHFAIKKVFKNGRLVAEDGKAIYETPLRPPAQVRSSVNIKWLEGGEFVIPARGSKCRVMGVVPHQIVTESLIEDAPIRDGVVVSEPERDLLRCYVVERHRASGNIGKGLVRGFGLRKGALASTIAHDAHNIIVCGVDDRDIARAVIQLNKMGGGLVVVADGEVKESLQLPIAGLMSDRPLEEVSAITRRLNQAARALGSKLTDPFMSMSFLALPVVPKLKLTDRGLVEVESFSFVDLFVDARQ, via the coding sequence ATGGTATCATTGGAACACATTATCCGAGCCCACAAGGGCCAAGTGCCGGCCGACCTGCTCCTGCGTAACGGCAAAGTGGTTAACGTCCTCTCCGGAGAGATCTATGAGGCCGACGTGGCCATCCTCGGCGACACCATTCTGGCGGTGGGGCAGCCCTACGAGGCTCGCCAGGTCATTGACCTGAAGGGGCTCTACGTGGCGCCAGGATTCATTGACGGCCACATCCACATCGAGAGCTCCATGGTGGAAGTGCCTCAATTCGCTCGCGCCGTGGTGCCGCTCGGGACCACCTCGGTGGTAGCGGACCCGCACGAGATTGCCAACGTCCTCGGCTACGAAGGTATCCGCTACATGATGGACGCCAGCAAGTACAACCCGCTCAACGTCTTCTTCATGCTCCCTTCGTGCATTCCCTCCACCAATTTGGAATCCGCCGGCTCGGTGCTGCGCGCTTTCGACATCTTCCCATTCCTGCGCGAAAAGTGGGTACTGGGCTTGGGAGAGATGATGAATTTTGGGGGAGTGCTGGCCGGCGAAGAAGATGTGCTGGACAAGCTTAAGATCGTCGAGGAAAAGCGGATCGATGGCCACGCACCCGGCCTGACCGGCAGGGACCTAAACACCTACATCGCACTGGGCATCCGCTCCGACCACGAGTGCACCACGGTAGAGGAGGCACGCGAGAAGCTGCGCTTGGGCATGCACATCATGATCCGGGAAGGCACCACTACCAGGAACCTGCGTGATCTGCTGCCCCTTGTGACGCCGGAAAACGAACGGCGCTGCATGTTCGTCACCGACGACCGCCATCCTGACGACATCTTGGAGCAGGGCCACATCAATTACATGGTAAAAACGGCTATCGCCGAAGGGTTGCCGCCGGTAACCGCAATCCGCCTGGCCACGATCAACACCGCCGAGTACTTCGGATTGCGCCGCCTCGGGGTGATCGCGCCGGGTCGGACCGCCGACCTGATTGCTTTTGACGATTTCCGCCATTTCGCCATTAAGAAGGTCTTCAAGAACGGACGCCTCGTTGCCGAAGACGGCAAGGCTATTTATGAAACGCCTTTGCGTCCACCTGCTCAGGTGCGAAGTTCGGTGAACATCAAATGGCTGGAGGGCGGGGAGTTCGTCATTCCGGCACGCGGGAGCAAGTGTCGGGTAATGGGGGTTGTCCCCCACCAGATCGTCACCGAGTCGCTGATAGAAGATGCGCCCATCCGCGATGGGGTGGTGGTCTCGGAACCGGAACGTGACCTCCTGCGTTGCTACGTGGTAGAGCGCCACCGGGCCTCTGGCAACATCGGCAAAGGTTTGGTGCGCGGATTTGGGCTTCGCAAGGGCGCACTGGCCTCCACCATCGCCCATGATGCGCACAACATCATCGTGTGCGGGGTAGACGATCGGGACATCGCGCGTGCGGTCATTCAGCTGAACAAAATGGGAGGTGGGCTGGTGGTCGTGGCTGATGGAGAGGTCAAGGAGTCCTTGCAGCTTCCAATCGCCGGCTTGATGTCCGATCGGCCCCTTGAAGAGGTAAGCGCCATTACCAGGCGCCTGAACCAGGCGGCCCGGGCCTTGGGCTCGAAGCTGACCGATCCATTCATGAGCATGAGCTTCTTGGCCCTCCCGGTGGTGCCCAAACTTAAGCTCACCGACCGCGGTCTGGTGGAAGTGGAGAGCTTTTCCTTCGTTGACCTGTTCGTGGATGCGCGTCAGTAG
- the udk gene encoding uridine kinase, with the protein MTARTQRPVVVAIAGGSGSGKSYLAQRLMERLGRQRCVLIEQDSYYADLSALPLAERARRNFDHPDALDFDLLVQHLRQLINGRSIAKPVYDFAQHTRRPETVMVAPAEVIIVEGILVLHDARVRRLCDLCVFVDAPVEVRLQRRLARDVAERGRTAESVHRQFTESVLPMHNEFVEPSRHFADMVLSGCGDEQGLSALEQRIREELGRTQPSASKE; encoded by the coding sequence ATGACTGCCCGCACGCAGAGACCCGTCGTGGTGGCAATCGCCGGTGGGTCGGGATCAGGGAAGAGCTATCTTGCCCAGCGCCTCATGGAGCGGCTGGGGAGACAGCGCTGCGTGCTGATTGAGCAGGATTCTTACTACGCCGACCTCAGTGCCTTGCCACTGGCGGAACGTGCACGGCGCAACTTTGACCACCCCGATGCACTGGATTTCGACCTGTTGGTCCAGCACTTGAGGCAGCTCATCAACGGCAGGAGCATCGCCAAGCCGGTGTATGACTTTGCCCAGCACACGCGACGGCCGGAAACGGTTATGGTGGCACCGGCGGAGGTAATCATCGTGGAGGGGATTCTGGTGCTCCACGATGCGCGGGTGCGCCGATTGTGTGACCTCTGCGTGTTTGTCGACGCGCCGGTGGAGGTGCGCCTGCAACGGCGCCTGGCCCGCGATGTGGCCGAGCGAGGGCGCACGGCAGAGTCGGTGCACAGGCAGTTCACCGAATCGGTACTCCCCATGCATAATGAATTTGTGGAGCCGTCACGGCACTTCGCCGACATGGTGCTCAGCGGCTGCGGTGACGAACAGGGACTTTCTGCCCTGGAGCAACGCATCCGGGAGGAGTTAGGGAGAACACAACCTTCGGCAAGTAAGGAGTAG
- a CDS encoding purine-nucleoside phosphorylase gives MNNELKRRVAESVAVLREKGVAAAELAVILGSGLGSFAELLADPIALPTTAIPHHPQPTVPGHAGRWVYGLLGDVHVLALQGRVHYYEGYTIQQVGYPVHVLAELGVKGLIVTTASGGLNPAFAPGDIMLIVDHINFGFANPLIGPSQEQLGPRFPDMSEPYDRRFTELARQVGMRVGLPLRQGVFCWLPGPSYETAAEVQMLRRLGADAASMSTVPEVIVARQRGMRVLGLSCITNLATGLSPHPLSHEEVTAVAEKVRPRFNAFLQQVALAIAAELRATGES, from the coding sequence ATGAACAACGAGCTAAAAAGGCGCGTGGCAGAGTCTGTGGCTGTGCTGCGGGAGAAAGGTGTTGCCGCCGCCGAACTGGCTGTCATTCTCGGGTCCGGCTTGGGGAGTTTTGCTGAGCTCCTTGCTGATCCCATAGCGCTTCCCACCACCGCGATTCCGCATCACCCGCAGCCCACTGTGCCAGGACACGCCGGACGATGGGTATACGGGCTGCTGGGCGACGTGCACGTCTTAGCGTTGCAGGGGCGCGTGCACTACTATGAAGGTTACACGATTCAACAAGTCGGTTATCCGGTACACGTGCTGGCAGAGTTGGGCGTCAAGGGACTGATAGTGACCACCGCCTCTGGGGGGCTCAATCCGGCATTTGCGCCGGGCGATATCATGCTCATCGTGGACCACATAAACTTTGGTTTTGCCAATCCGCTCATTGGTCCCAGCCAGGAGCAGTTAGGCCCTCGATTCCCGGACATGTCGGAGCCCTACGACCGGCGCTTTACGGAGCTGGCGCGACAGGTGGGCATGCGCGTGGGGCTCCCTTTGCGCCAGGGGGTCTTTTGCTGGCTGCCCGGTCCAAGCTACGAGACCGCGGCCGAAGTGCAGATGCTCCGTCGCCTTGGGGCCGATGCGGCCAGCATGTCCACGGTGCCCGAGGTGATTGTAGCACGCCAACGCGGAATGCGCGTGCTGGGACTTTCTTGCATTACCAACCTTGCCACCGGCCTTTCGCCACACCCGCTCTCTCATGAGGAGGTCACGGCGGTGGCCGAAAAAGTACGTCCGCGCTTCAATGCCTTTTTGCAACAGGTGGCGCTCGCTATCGCGGCGGAACTTCGCGCAACGGGCGAGTCATGA
- a CDS encoding NupC/NupG family nucleoside CNT transporter codes for MRWIGILGLAVLLGIGVILSQDRRRIRLRVVTWGIALQVLFAVIILSQNALSWVGMYIFLLLILLYVFTDTTLSPGQWAKAAGPAALIALGAGAGVAIAFLLDRVHVALPLIGALVVAGIAFHAGKRQQYVRYVSGSALTLSLGVLISRGVYGRAVMQALADQVAKFLKLSDLGATFLFGNLAKAEFFDQFGVQFAFSVLPTIIFFSAVMAILYYLGVMQAVVVMMARFMRWTMGTSGAETLSCSANVFVGQTEAPLLIRPFLERLTISELHAVMVGGFATIAGGVMAGYIRMGIDAGYLITASVMSAPAALVMAKIFLPETQHSVTAGDVRLPPIPKGDNLLDAAARGVTDGLKLAANVGAMLIAFIALIGLVDVILAFGDKMVDGRLLRGIYDVQRGEFRGFFPGSLRTLFGALFAPLAFLMGVPWKDAAAVGNLLGIKVSANEFVAYVELSKYVAAGHLSPKAVVIATYALCGFANFSSIGIQIGGIGALAPSRRAELAKAGLRAMVAGALASWMTATIAGVLFEP; via the coding sequence ATGCGCTGGATCGGCATATTGGGGTTGGCAGTACTGCTGGGGATCGGCGTGATCTTGTCGCAAGATCGCCGACGCATACGGCTTCGGGTGGTCACTTGGGGCATAGCCCTGCAAGTTCTGTTCGCCGTCATCATCCTCAGCCAAAACGCCCTAAGCTGGGTGGGCATGTACATCTTCCTCCTTTTGATCCTCCTTTATGTGTTCACCGACACAACCCTCAGTCCCGGCCAGTGGGCGAAGGCGGCCGGGCCTGCCGCACTGATTGCCCTCGGCGCAGGTGCTGGCGTGGCCATTGCCTTCTTGCTGGACAGAGTGCATGTGGCCCTTCCTCTGATTGGCGCCCTGGTGGTTGCGGGCATTGCTTTCCATGCAGGCAAGCGCCAGCAGTATGTGCGCTACGTGAGCGGCAGCGCGCTGACGTTGAGCCTCGGGGTACTCATTAGTCGCGGCGTCTATGGGCGGGCTGTCATGCAAGCACTCGCCGACCAGGTGGCCAAGTTCCTCAAACTCAGCGACCTAGGGGCGACTTTTCTGTTTGGCAACTTGGCCAAAGCGGAATTCTTCGACCAGTTCGGCGTGCAGTTTGCGTTTTCGGTTCTCCCTACAATCATCTTTTTCTCGGCGGTGATGGCTATTCTTTACTACCTGGGCGTCATGCAGGCGGTGGTAGTGATGATGGCCCGCTTCATGCGTTGGACCATGGGCACCTCCGGGGCAGAAACGCTGTCCTGCTCTGCCAACGTCTTTGTGGGACAGACGGAGGCGCCGCTTTTGATCCGCCCCTTTCTGGAGCGCCTCACGATTTCTGAGCTCCACGCGGTCATGGTGGGGGGCTTCGCCACTATCGCCGGCGGTGTGATGGCAGGGTACATCCGCATGGGTATCGATGCCGGCTATCTGATCACCGCAAGCGTCATGTCCGCCCCGGCGGCCCTGGTGATGGCCAAAATCTTTCTTCCGGAAACGCAACATTCTGTGACGGCTGGAGATGTGCGTCTGCCGCCCATCCCCAAAGGCGACAACTTGTTGGACGCGGCGGCCCGCGGGGTGACCGACGGCCTGAAGCTAGCCGCCAATGTGGGCGCCATGCTCATCGCCTTCATCGCACTGATCGGGCTGGTGGACGTGATCCTCGCTTTTGGCGATAAGATGGTTGACGGCCGCTTGCTGCGCGGCATCTATGACGTGCAGCGGGGTGAGTTTCGCGGCTTCTTCCCGGGCAGTTTGCGCACGCTCTTCGGCGCGCTCTTCGCCCCTTTGGCCTTCCTCATGGGGGTGCCGTGGAAAGACGCCGCAGCGGTCGGCAATCTGTTGGGCATCAAGGTGTCCGCCAACGAATTTGTCGCTTATGTGGAGTTGAGCAAGTACGTGGCAGCTGGCCACCTCTCGCCGAAAGCGGTCGTGATTGCCACCTATGCCCTGTGCGGTTTTGCAAACTTTTCTTCCATCGGCATCCAAATCGGTGGCATTGGCGCATTGGCCCCCAGCCGACGTGCCGAGCTAGCCAAAGCGGGTCTGCGGGCCATGGTGGCTGGAGCACTGGCCTCCTGGATGACGGCAACCATTGCTGGAGTCCTTTTTGAGCCATAA
- a CDS encoding thymidine kinase: MLTIAPRNVGWIEVICGPMFSGKTEELIRRIRRAQIARQRIAIFKPRIDSRYSSDHIVSHDEQRIPSTAVSTAGEILEKSARAQVVGIDEAQFFDEELVQVCETLAAQGKRVIVAGLDQDYRGKPFEPIPQLLAVAEYITKTLAICVKCGNPANRTQRITQAKERVLVGAEDVYEARCRHCFEPPQEE; the protein is encoded by the coding sequence ATGCTCACAATTGCCCCGCGCAACGTCGGGTGGATTGAGGTAATCTGCGGACCCATGTTTAGTGGCAAGACGGAGGAGCTGATCCGCCGCATCCGCAGGGCACAGATCGCTCGCCAGCGCATCGCCATCTTCAAGCCGCGCATCGATAGCCGCTATTCGAGCGATCACATCGTATCCCACGATGAGCAGCGTATCCCCTCCACGGCGGTTTCCACGGCCGGAGAAATTCTGGAAAAGTCCGCTCGCGCGCAGGTCGTAGGCATTGACGAAGCTCAATTTTTCGACGAGGAGCTAGTGCAGGTGTGCGAAACCCTGGCCGCACAGGGAAAACGAGTAATCGTGGCTGGGCTGGACCAGGACTACCGCGGCAAGCCGTTCGAGCCCATCCCGCAGCTGCTGGCCGTGGCTGAATACATCACCAAGACCTTGGCGATCTGCGTCAAGTGCGGCAACCCGGCCAACCGCACGCAGCGGATCACCCAGGCGAAGGAACGGGTCCTGGTGGGCGCCGAGGACGTGTACGAGGCGCGCTGCCGCCACTGCTTCGAACCTCCCCAAGAAGAGTGA